In Diceros bicornis minor isolate mBicDic1 chromosome 38, mDicBic1.mat.cur, whole genome shotgun sequence, the sequence CAAGGCTGGGTTGTAGAGTGTCCCTGTGCCTACAGGGAGGAAGGAACTGTCTTTTTGCAGGCGCTCTCTCATGAGAGAGGAGGTAGACCTGATGGGCAACACTTCACTGCCGCCTTTAACAGGGACGGGCTAATTGAGAAGTCTTCTTTATGGAATCCTTCCTCTTGAAGAGGGGGATATATGTGCCAGATTGAAATATTATGCACAGTGGCTGCTTCCCATTGTGAGAAGCTCTAGGCTGCATAGCCAGTGGGGAAatgaagaagggaggagggttgAAGTGGTCCTTTCCTTAAAGGTAGGAgaggggtgtgtgtctgtgtgggggggtggacacagcaagaaagtAAAGGGTGATGGATCTGCCAGGGTTGGGGTTTCCAGATCTGGCTCCTTGACTTGAGGCTTCATTTTAGGACACCAGTTTGTAATGAAAAGGGAAATGCAGATTAATTTATAATAGGCTAACAGGAAACATGGGAGGTTTTAACATGACTATCTTGTGCTTTTCAAAGGACtcagtaaaatggaaaacaagaataGCTCCTAGTGAAAGAGATTCACTTAGGGGGATAGTTTCATTCTGATTTGCAGAAAGTTGACGTCCACCCCTGATGTATATTTAGCTGCTGTATATTTCTGTGAGCCATGCCAGTGCTCTTGGTCATTCCTCTGCCTTTGCAGTGGGTGAAGGAATTAAATGGAAAGTATGCAAGGGTGGAAAAATGAGTCTTTCTCAAATGGTTGCAATATACTTCTGCCCAAGAGATGAGGCCCAGAATACTTGCCTCTTAAgagccttcctttctttcttcagcttttctaattctttgtgtttttagtttctctaaggctgaactttgatgtagGTCCATGAAACGTTGTTCCTCAACATTTGCATAGACTCTACATTTAACCTTGGACTTAGCAACCAAATAGATGGGGGTCCTCAGGTTTACATCCTCTTTGAATCCATAGAAATGAGTTTCAAGCTTTGCCAGCATCCTAATAAAGGGCACTTAGAATGACTTTGCTCAGAGGGATGCAAAGGCCTTTCCTAGGGATTGGATTAGACTGCCTTTTGTGTCACGtgactttattctttctttcccccTCCCCTTCTTTACAGACTGTCTTGAGTTCTTCTTGAATTGCCAGTTTTCAGCCTCCTCATGCCTCCGTCTCCCTTAGACGACAGGGTAGTAGTGGCACTGTCTAGGCCCGTCCGACCTCAGGATCTCAACCTTGGTTTAGACTCTAGCTACCTTGGCTCTGCCACCCCAGGCAGTAACAGCCACCCTCCTGTCATCGCCACCACCGTTGTGTCCCTAAAGGCTGCGAATCTGACGTATATGCCCTCATCCAGCGGCTCTGCCCGCTCCCTGAATTGTGGATGCAGCAGTGCCAGCTGCTGCACTGTGGCAACCTACGACAAGGACAATCAGACCCAAACCCAAGCCATTGCCACTGGCACCGCCACCACCGCCATCGGAACCTCTGCCACCTGCCCTGTCAACCAGATGGTCAACAACAATGAGAATGCAGGCTCTTTAAGTCCATCAGTTGGGGTGGGCAGCCCTGTGTCAGGGACCCCCAAGCAGCTAGCCAGCATCAAAATCATCTACCCCAATGACTTGGCGAAGAAGATGACCAAATGCAGCAAGAGTCACCTGCCAAGCCAGGGCCCTGTCATCATTGATTGCAGGCCCTTCATGGAGTACAACAAGAGTCACATCCAAGGAGCTGTCCACATTAACTGTGCAGATAAGATCAGTCGGCGGAGACTGCAACAGGGCAAGATCACTGTCTTAGACTTGATTTCCTGTAGGGAAGGCAAGGACTCTTTCAAGAGGAtcttttccaaagaaattatAGTTTATGATGAGAATACCAATGAGCCGAGCCGAGTGATGCCCTCCCAGCCACTTCACATAGTCCTCGAGTCCCTGAAGAGAGAAGGCAAAGAACCTCTGGTGTTGAAAGGTAATGCCCCTGCTCCCTTCCCAAGCATAGTCCTGATTAGTCTGGGGTCTCTGGGTTTTCTCTTAGGAGTACCAGCATTCTCCCTATCTTGGCTACAAAAGACCAAAATAGACTTTCTTCTTGTCTTCCCTTCCATGCCCTTTCTTAGTTATTTAGGTAGAGTGAGAGACACCCAGCAACCTTGAACTGGAAGTCAGAAGATTTGGGTTCCAGTCTTGATGCATCTTCTAATTTGCATTGTGAGACTCTCTGAGACTATTTTCTCTCTGACACTATTTTCTCGTCTTTCTAAAAAGGGGCTTCATAACACCAGCTGGTATCTCAAGTCATGCTTGGTCTGGTAGTTCTATTCCCTTCAATAACTAGTTGGAAAGTTATTGTCTCACAGACTTAACCCAAGC encodes:
- the DUSP10 gene encoding dual specificity protein phosphatase 10, with the protein product MPPSPLDDRVVVALSRPVRPQDLNLGLDSSYLGSATPGSNSHPPVIATTVVSLKAANLTYMPSSSGSARSLNCGCSSASCCTVATYDKDNQTQTQAIATGTATTAIGTSATCPVNQMVNNNENAGSLSPSVGVGSPVSGTPKQLASIKIIYPNDLAKKMTKCSKSHLPSQGPVIIDCRPFMEYNKSHIQGAVHINCADKISRRRLQQGKITVLDLISCREGKDSFKRIFSKEIIVYDENTNEPSRVMPSQPLHIVLESLKREGKEPLVLKGGLSSFKQNHENLCDNSLQLQECREVGGGASAASSMLPQSIPATPDIENAELTPILPFLFLGNEQDAQDLETMQRLNIGYIINVTTHLPLYHYEKGLFNYKRLPATDSNKQNLRQYFEEAFEFIEEAHQCGKGLLIHCQAGVSRSATIVIAYLMKHTRMTMTDAYKFVKGKRPIISPNLNFMGQLLEFEEDLNNGVTPRILTPKLMGVETVV